A section of the Parasteatoda tepidariorum isolate YZ-2023 chromosome 6, CAS_Ptep_4.0, whole genome shotgun sequence genome encodes:
- the LOC107449987 gene encoding coiled-coil domain-containing protein 148-like isoform X5 — protein sequence MKEEKAETMTEVALSRSVEVLPSINSTSSPGHKKSPMGSPVKTIDPIKGSPKKRKMLRFTGVNRMKGDVSPTRALKPLQAARKQTNRILERADHYKTVTHSKKELALLYQHKVIWEQEYMHLQYMEDRLQREIYNHLTIYGQLGSDGQLLLADNINFILEIEEEKAFFRENVVDPLWYIREDLKEWVRQHEGLRPLSESAKMQHYQIQREVKELWAGYKEITEDILKEQRDLEQQVKEALPPYIAEDKMVAKGVPSEFHELYCPDPQLKENLIAELTRLDDSYALRLRDLDRNCDRQACPGGWNDHDCAVFEHILEQYPPDLPDRRALVFDRLKRTFPHKTLGQLMSYETWYQNNRFHKDRRKKCLDDWARERWSWLLRAVTEISQAQQSHQLNRDEALRQKFKCEVLRQRVEQWRKERENERLSQSEMEAQKKLALKVVQQRQAAKEEYRRELARQRLAAYYEERLRFQKESEDALQRRLEDARKMTKDRSKHDKERVRYRTELFYANQKERRERMLKLREEEKHRQQRLDQLRKQVHRDPRVRLEQQLRDAGLLHSEYARHVLSQLHPLREPRRDTLSSNIFPPGEDSSS from the exons gaCAGAAGTTGCTTTGAGCAGAAGTGTTGAGGTTCTTCCATCTATTAACAGTACTTCATCACCGGGACACAAAAAGAGCCCGA TGGGCTCTCCGGTGAAGACAATAGATCCAATCAAGGGATCTCcaaaaaagagaaagatgctGAGATTTACAG GTGTTAACCGGATGAAAGGTGACGTATCGCCCACGAGAGCGTTGAAGCCCTTGCAAGCCGCAAGAAAGCAAACGAATCGTATTCTGGAACGGGCTGATCATTATAAGACGGTGACACATTCGAAGAAGGAACTAGCTCTTCTCTATCAGCACAAAGTGATTTGGGAGCAAGAGTACATGCACCTGCAGTACATGGAAGATAGGCTACAAAGGGAGATTTACAATCATTTAACCATTTACGGACAGTTAGGGTCAGACGGTCAACTTCTTCTGGCCGATAACATTAACTTTATTCTGGAAATTGAAGAGGAAAAAGCTTTCTTCCGAGAAAATGTTGTGGATCCTCTTTGGTACATAAG GGAAGATCTGAAAGAATGGGTTAGGCAACACGAAGGCCTTCGGCCTCTCTCTGAATCGGCTAAAATGCAGCACTACCAGATACAGAGAGAAGTGAAAGAACTTTGGGCTGGCTACAAAGAAATCACAGAAGACATTCTCAAAGAACAAAGAGATCTTGAACAGCAAGTCAAAGAAG CACTTCCTCCCTACATAGCCGAAGACAAGATGGTAGCGAAAGGTGTGCCTTCGGAATTTCACGAGCTTTACTGTCCCGATCCCCAGCTCAAAGAGAACTTGATCGCCGAACTGACCAGGCTGGACGATAGTTACGCCCTCAGACTTCGAGACCTGGATAGAAACTGCGACAGACA GGCTTGTCCTGGTGGATGGAATGATCATGACTGCGCAGTGTTCGAACACATCCTTGAACAATATCCCCCCGATTTACCAGACAGAAGGGCTCTCGTCTTTGACAGGTTGAAGAGAACCTTTCCTCACAAGACACTTGGACAATTG ATGTCGTATGAGACCTGGTATCAGAACAACCGATTCCACAAGGACCGTCGAAAGAAATGCTTGGACGATTGGGCGAGAGAGAGATGGAGTTGGCTGCTGCGGGCGGTGACAGAAATTTCTCAGGCACAGCAATCTCACCAACTCAACAGAGACGAAGCCCTTCGGCAGAAATTCAAGTGCGAAGTACTTCGTCAGAGA GTGGAACAGTGGAGGAAAGAGAGAGAAAACGAACGACTGAGTCAATCTGAGATGGAGGCCCAAAAGAAGTTGGCGTTAAAAGTAGTGCAACAGCGCCAGGCCGCCAAAGAGGAATATCGACGAGAACTGGCAAGGCAGAGGCTGGCCGCCTACTACGAAGAAAGACTACGCTTCCAGAAAGAGAGTGAAGACGCACTTCAACGTCGATTGGAAGATGCTCGAAAAATGACTAAAGATCGTTCGAAACATGACAAAGAGcg GGTTCGATATCGAACAGAACTCTTTTATGCGAATCAGAAGGAACGTCGAGAAAGAATGCTCAAATTGAGAGAAGAGGAGAAACACAGACAGCAGCGTCTTGATCAGTTGCGAAAACAG GTTCACAGGGATCCTAGAGTGCGACTGGAGCAGCAGCTGCGTGATGCAGGACTTCTCCATTCGGAATATGCGAGGCACGTCCTCTCTCAATTGCACCCTCTACGTGAACCTCGAAGGGACACCCTCTCTTCCAATATCTTTCCTCCAGGAGAGGATTCTTCTTCTTGA
- the LOC107449987 gene encoding coiled-coil domain-containing protein 148-like isoform X1: MKEEKAETMTEVALSRSVEVLPSINSTSSPGHKKSPMGSPVKTIDPIKGSPKKRKMLRFTGVNRMKGDVSPTRALKPLQAARKQTNRILERADHYKTVTHSKKELALLYQHKVIWEQEYMHLQYMEDRLQREIYNHLTIYGQLGSDGQLLLADNINFILEIEEEKAFFRENVVDPLWYIREDLKEWVRQHEGLRPLSESAKMQHYQIQREVKELWAGYKEITEDILKEQRDLEQQVKEALPPYIAEDKMVAKGVPSEFHELYCPDPQLKENLIAELTRLDDSYALRLRDLDRNCDRQFPRACPGGWNDHDCAVFEHILEQYPPDLPDRRALVFDRLKRTFPHKTLGQLMSYETWYQNNRFHKDRRKKCLDDWARERWSWLLRAVTEISQAQQSHQLNRDEALRQKFKCEVLRQRVEQWRKERENERLSQSEMEAQKKLALKVVQQRQAAKEEYRRELARQRLAAYYEERLRFQKESEDALQRRLEDARKMTKDRSKHDKERVRYRTELFYANQKERRERMLKLREEEKHRQQRLDQLRKQVPENKTRLEQDTVASLARKESNCEGEAVKALHELRTVLDAEVHRDPRVRLEQQLRDAGLLHSEYARHVLSQLHPLREPRRDTLSSNIFPPGEDSSS; the protein is encoded by the exons gaCAGAAGTTGCTTTGAGCAGAAGTGTTGAGGTTCTTCCATCTATTAACAGTACTTCATCACCGGGACACAAAAAGAGCCCGA TGGGCTCTCCGGTGAAGACAATAGATCCAATCAAGGGATCTCcaaaaaagagaaagatgctGAGATTTACAG GTGTTAACCGGATGAAAGGTGACGTATCGCCCACGAGAGCGTTGAAGCCCTTGCAAGCCGCAAGAAAGCAAACGAATCGTATTCTGGAACGGGCTGATCATTATAAGACGGTGACACATTCGAAGAAGGAACTAGCTCTTCTCTATCAGCACAAAGTGATTTGGGAGCAAGAGTACATGCACCTGCAGTACATGGAAGATAGGCTACAAAGGGAGATTTACAATCATTTAACCATTTACGGACAGTTAGGGTCAGACGGTCAACTTCTTCTGGCCGATAACATTAACTTTATTCTGGAAATTGAAGAGGAAAAAGCTTTCTTCCGAGAAAATGTTGTGGATCCTCTTTGGTACATAAG GGAAGATCTGAAAGAATGGGTTAGGCAACACGAAGGCCTTCGGCCTCTCTCTGAATCGGCTAAAATGCAGCACTACCAGATACAGAGAGAAGTGAAAGAACTTTGGGCTGGCTACAAAGAAATCACAGAAGACATTCTCAAAGAACAAAGAGATCTTGAACAGCAAGTCAAAGAAG CACTTCCTCCCTACATAGCCGAAGACAAGATGGTAGCGAAAGGTGTGCCTTCGGAATTTCACGAGCTTTACTGTCCCGATCCCCAGCTCAAAGAGAACTTGATCGCCGAACTGACCAGGCTGGACGATAGTTACGCCCTCAGACTTCGAGACCTGGATAGAAACTGCGACAGACA GTTCCCTAGGGCTTGTCCTGGTGGATGGAATGATCATGACTGCGCAGTGTTCGAACACATCCTTGAACAATATCCCCCCGATTTACCAGACAGAAGGGCTCTCGTCTTTGACAGGTTGAAGAGAACCTTTCCTCACAAGACACTTGGACAATTG ATGTCGTATGAGACCTGGTATCAGAACAACCGATTCCACAAGGACCGTCGAAAGAAATGCTTGGACGATTGGGCGAGAGAGAGATGGAGTTGGCTGCTGCGGGCGGTGACAGAAATTTCTCAGGCACAGCAATCTCACCAACTCAACAGAGACGAAGCCCTTCGGCAGAAATTCAAGTGCGAAGTACTTCGTCAGAGA GTGGAACAGTGGAGGAAAGAGAGAGAAAACGAACGACTGAGTCAATCTGAGATGGAGGCCCAAAAGAAGTTGGCGTTAAAAGTAGTGCAACAGCGCCAGGCCGCCAAAGAGGAATATCGACGAGAACTGGCAAGGCAGAGGCTGGCCGCCTACTACGAAGAAAGACTACGCTTCCAGAAAGAGAGTGAAGACGCACTTCAACGTCGATTGGAAGATGCTCGAAAAATGACTAAAGATCGTTCGAAACATGACAAAGAGcg GGTTCGATATCGAACAGAACTCTTTTATGCGAATCAGAAGGAACGTCGAGAAAGAATGCTCAAATTGAGAGAAGAGGAGAAACACAGACAGCAGCGTCTTGATCAGTTGCGAAAACAG GTGCCTGAAAACAAGACGAGGCTTGAGCAAGACACAGTTGCTTCACTGGCACGCAAGGAATCCAATTGCGAGGGAGAAGCAGTCAAGGCTTTGCATGAACTACGCACAGTCCTCGATGCTGAG GTTCACAGGGATCCTAGAGTGCGACTGGAGCAGCAGCTGCGTGATGCAGGACTTCTCCATTCGGAATATGCGAGGCACGTCCTCTCTCAATTGCACCCTCTACGTGAACCTCGAAGGGACACCCTCTCTTCCAATATCTTTCCTCCAGGAGAGGATTCTTCTTCTTGA
- the LOC107449987 gene encoding coiled-coil domain-containing protein 148-like isoform X4, giving the protein MKEEKAETMTEVALSRSVEVLPSINSTSSPGHKKSPMGSPVKTIDPIKGSPKKRKMLRFTGVNRMKGDVSPTRALKPLQAARKQTNRILERADHYKTVTHSKKELALLYQHKVIWEQEYMHLQYMEDRLQREIYNHLTIYGQLGSDGQLLLADNINFILEIEEEKAFFRENVVDPLWYIREDLKEWVRQHEGLRPLSESAKMQHYQIQREVKELWAGYKEITEDILKEQRDLEQQVKEALPPYIAEDKMVAKGVPSEFHELYCPDPQLKENLIAELTRLDDSYALRLRDLDRNCDRQFPRACPGGWNDHDCAVFEHILEQYPPDLPDRRALVFDRLKRTFPHKTLGQLMSYETWYQNNRFHKDRRKKCLDDWARERWSWLLRAVTEISQAQQSHQLNRDEALRQKFKCEVLRQRVEQWRKERENERLSQSEMEAQKKLALKVVQQRQAAKEEYRRELARQRLAAYYEERLRFQKESEDALQRRLEDARKMTKDRSKHDKERVRYRTELFYANQKERRERMLKLREEEKHRQQRLDQLRKQVHRDPRVRLEQQLRDAGLLHSEYARHVLSQLHPLREPRRDTLSSNIFPPGEDSSS; this is encoded by the exons gaCAGAAGTTGCTTTGAGCAGAAGTGTTGAGGTTCTTCCATCTATTAACAGTACTTCATCACCGGGACACAAAAAGAGCCCGA TGGGCTCTCCGGTGAAGACAATAGATCCAATCAAGGGATCTCcaaaaaagagaaagatgctGAGATTTACAG GTGTTAACCGGATGAAAGGTGACGTATCGCCCACGAGAGCGTTGAAGCCCTTGCAAGCCGCAAGAAAGCAAACGAATCGTATTCTGGAACGGGCTGATCATTATAAGACGGTGACACATTCGAAGAAGGAACTAGCTCTTCTCTATCAGCACAAAGTGATTTGGGAGCAAGAGTACATGCACCTGCAGTACATGGAAGATAGGCTACAAAGGGAGATTTACAATCATTTAACCATTTACGGACAGTTAGGGTCAGACGGTCAACTTCTTCTGGCCGATAACATTAACTTTATTCTGGAAATTGAAGAGGAAAAAGCTTTCTTCCGAGAAAATGTTGTGGATCCTCTTTGGTACATAAG GGAAGATCTGAAAGAATGGGTTAGGCAACACGAAGGCCTTCGGCCTCTCTCTGAATCGGCTAAAATGCAGCACTACCAGATACAGAGAGAAGTGAAAGAACTTTGGGCTGGCTACAAAGAAATCACAGAAGACATTCTCAAAGAACAAAGAGATCTTGAACAGCAAGTCAAAGAAG CACTTCCTCCCTACATAGCCGAAGACAAGATGGTAGCGAAAGGTGTGCCTTCGGAATTTCACGAGCTTTACTGTCCCGATCCCCAGCTCAAAGAGAACTTGATCGCCGAACTGACCAGGCTGGACGATAGTTACGCCCTCAGACTTCGAGACCTGGATAGAAACTGCGACAGACA GTTCCCTAGGGCTTGTCCTGGTGGATGGAATGATCATGACTGCGCAGTGTTCGAACACATCCTTGAACAATATCCCCCCGATTTACCAGACAGAAGGGCTCTCGTCTTTGACAGGTTGAAGAGAACCTTTCCTCACAAGACACTTGGACAATTG ATGTCGTATGAGACCTGGTATCAGAACAACCGATTCCACAAGGACCGTCGAAAGAAATGCTTGGACGATTGGGCGAGAGAGAGATGGAGTTGGCTGCTGCGGGCGGTGACAGAAATTTCTCAGGCACAGCAATCTCACCAACTCAACAGAGACGAAGCCCTTCGGCAGAAATTCAAGTGCGAAGTACTTCGTCAGAGA GTGGAACAGTGGAGGAAAGAGAGAGAAAACGAACGACTGAGTCAATCTGAGATGGAGGCCCAAAAGAAGTTGGCGTTAAAAGTAGTGCAACAGCGCCAGGCCGCCAAAGAGGAATATCGACGAGAACTGGCAAGGCAGAGGCTGGCCGCCTACTACGAAGAAAGACTACGCTTCCAGAAAGAGAGTGAAGACGCACTTCAACGTCGATTGGAAGATGCTCGAAAAATGACTAAAGATCGTTCGAAACATGACAAAGAGcg GGTTCGATATCGAACAGAACTCTTTTATGCGAATCAGAAGGAACGTCGAGAAAGAATGCTCAAATTGAGAGAAGAGGAGAAACACAGACAGCAGCGTCTTGATCAGTTGCGAAAACAG GTTCACAGGGATCCTAGAGTGCGACTGGAGCAGCAGCTGCGTGATGCAGGACTTCTCCATTCGGAATATGCGAGGCACGTCCTCTCTCAATTGCACCCTCTACGTGAACCTCGAAGGGACACCCTCTCTTCCAATATCTTTCCTCCAGGAGAGGATTCTTCTTCTTGA
- the LOC107449987 gene encoding coiled-coil domain-containing protein 148-like isoform X6 — translation MKEEKAETMTEVALSRSVEVLPSINSTSSPGHKKSPMGSPVKTIDPIKGSPKKRKMLRFTGVNRMKGDVSPTRALKPLQAARKQTNRILERADHYKTVTHSKKELALLYQHKVIWEQEYMHLQYMEDRLQREIYNHLTIYGQLGSDGQLLLADNINFILEIEEEKAFFRENVVDPLWYIREDLKEWVRQHEGLRPLSESAKMQHYQIQREVKELWAGYKEITEDILKEQRDLEQQVKEALPPYIAEDKMVAKGVPSEFHELYCPDPQLKENLIAELTRLDDSYALRLRDLDRNCDRQFPRACPGGWNDHDCAVFEHILEQYPPDLPDRRALVFDRLKRTFPHKTLGQLMSYETWYQNNRFHKDRRKKCLDDWARERWSWLLRAVTEISQAQQSHQLNRDEALRQKFKCEVLRQRVEQWRKERENERLSQSEMEAQKKLALKVVQQRQAAKEEYRRELARQRLAAYYEERLRFQKESEDALQRRLEDARKMTKDRSKHDKERVRYRTELFYANQKERRERMLKLREEEKHRQQRLDQLRKQVG, via the exons gaCAGAAGTTGCTTTGAGCAGAAGTGTTGAGGTTCTTCCATCTATTAACAGTACTTCATCACCGGGACACAAAAAGAGCCCGA TGGGCTCTCCGGTGAAGACAATAGATCCAATCAAGGGATCTCcaaaaaagagaaagatgctGAGATTTACAG GTGTTAACCGGATGAAAGGTGACGTATCGCCCACGAGAGCGTTGAAGCCCTTGCAAGCCGCAAGAAAGCAAACGAATCGTATTCTGGAACGGGCTGATCATTATAAGACGGTGACACATTCGAAGAAGGAACTAGCTCTTCTCTATCAGCACAAAGTGATTTGGGAGCAAGAGTACATGCACCTGCAGTACATGGAAGATAGGCTACAAAGGGAGATTTACAATCATTTAACCATTTACGGACAGTTAGGGTCAGACGGTCAACTTCTTCTGGCCGATAACATTAACTTTATTCTGGAAATTGAAGAGGAAAAAGCTTTCTTCCGAGAAAATGTTGTGGATCCTCTTTGGTACATAAG GGAAGATCTGAAAGAATGGGTTAGGCAACACGAAGGCCTTCGGCCTCTCTCTGAATCGGCTAAAATGCAGCACTACCAGATACAGAGAGAAGTGAAAGAACTTTGGGCTGGCTACAAAGAAATCACAGAAGACATTCTCAAAGAACAAAGAGATCTTGAACAGCAAGTCAAAGAAG CACTTCCTCCCTACATAGCCGAAGACAAGATGGTAGCGAAAGGTGTGCCTTCGGAATTTCACGAGCTTTACTGTCCCGATCCCCAGCTCAAAGAGAACTTGATCGCCGAACTGACCAGGCTGGACGATAGTTACGCCCTCAGACTTCGAGACCTGGATAGAAACTGCGACAGACA GTTCCCTAGGGCTTGTCCTGGTGGATGGAATGATCATGACTGCGCAGTGTTCGAACACATCCTTGAACAATATCCCCCCGATTTACCAGACAGAAGGGCTCTCGTCTTTGACAGGTTGAAGAGAACCTTTCCTCACAAGACACTTGGACAATTG ATGTCGTATGAGACCTGGTATCAGAACAACCGATTCCACAAGGACCGTCGAAAGAAATGCTTGGACGATTGGGCGAGAGAGAGATGGAGTTGGCTGCTGCGGGCGGTGACAGAAATTTCTCAGGCACAGCAATCTCACCAACTCAACAGAGACGAAGCCCTTCGGCAGAAATTCAAGTGCGAAGTACTTCGTCAGAGA GTGGAACAGTGGAGGAAAGAGAGAGAAAACGAACGACTGAGTCAATCTGAGATGGAGGCCCAAAAGAAGTTGGCGTTAAAAGTAGTGCAACAGCGCCAGGCCGCCAAAGAGGAATATCGACGAGAACTGGCAAGGCAGAGGCTGGCCGCCTACTACGAAGAAAGACTACGCTTCCAGAAAGAGAGTGAAGACGCACTTCAACGTCGATTGGAAGATGCTCGAAAAATGACTAAAGATCGTTCGAAACATGACAAAGAGcg GGTTCGATATCGAACAGAACTCTTTTATGCGAATCAGAAGGAACGTCGAGAAAGAATGCTCAAATTGAGAGAAGAGGAGAAACACAGACAGCAGCGTCTTGATCAGTTGCGAAAACAGGTGGGATAA
- the LOC107449987 gene encoding coiled-coil domain-containing protein 148-like isoform X2 → MKEEKAETMTEVALSRSVEVLPSINSTSSPGHKKSPMGSPVKTIDPIKGSPKKRKMLRFTGVNRMKGDVSPTRALKPLQAARKQTNRILERADHYKTVTHSKKELALLYQHKVIWEQEYMHLQYMEDRLQREIYNHLTIYGQLGSDGQLLLADNINFILEIEEEKAFFRENVVDPLWYIREDLKEWVRQHEGLRPLSESAKMQHYQIQREVKELWAGYKEITEDILKEQRDLEQQVKEALPPYIAEDKMVAKGVPSEFHELYCPDPQLKENLIAELTRLDDSYALRLRDLDRNCDRQACPGGWNDHDCAVFEHILEQYPPDLPDRRALVFDRLKRTFPHKTLGQLMSYETWYQNNRFHKDRRKKCLDDWARERWSWLLRAVTEISQAQQSHQLNRDEALRQKFKCEVLRQRVEQWRKERENERLSQSEMEAQKKLALKVVQQRQAAKEEYRRELARQRLAAYYEERLRFQKESEDALQRRLEDARKMTKDRSKHDKERVRYRTELFYANQKERRERMLKLREEEKHRQQRLDQLRKQVPENKTRLEQDTVASLARKESNCEGEAVKALHELRTVLDAEVHRDPRVRLEQQLRDAGLLHSEYARHVLSQLHPLREPRRDTLSSNIFPPGEDSSS, encoded by the exons gaCAGAAGTTGCTTTGAGCAGAAGTGTTGAGGTTCTTCCATCTATTAACAGTACTTCATCACCGGGACACAAAAAGAGCCCGA TGGGCTCTCCGGTGAAGACAATAGATCCAATCAAGGGATCTCcaaaaaagagaaagatgctGAGATTTACAG GTGTTAACCGGATGAAAGGTGACGTATCGCCCACGAGAGCGTTGAAGCCCTTGCAAGCCGCAAGAAAGCAAACGAATCGTATTCTGGAACGGGCTGATCATTATAAGACGGTGACACATTCGAAGAAGGAACTAGCTCTTCTCTATCAGCACAAAGTGATTTGGGAGCAAGAGTACATGCACCTGCAGTACATGGAAGATAGGCTACAAAGGGAGATTTACAATCATTTAACCATTTACGGACAGTTAGGGTCAGACGGTCAACTTCTTCTGGCCGATAACATTAACTTTATTCTGGAAATTGAAGAGGAAAAAGCTTTCTTCCGAGAAAATGTTGTGGATCCTCTTTGGTACATAAG GGAAGATCTGAAAGAATGGGTTAGGCAACACGAAGGCCTTCGGCCTCTCTCTGAATCGGCTAAAATGCAGCACTACCAGATACAGAGAGAAGTGAAAGAACTTTGGGCTGGCTACAAAGAAATCACAGAAGACATTCTCAAAGAACAAAGAGATCTTGAACAGCAAGTCAAAGAAG CACTTCCTCCCTACATAGCCGAAGACAAGATGGTAGCGAAAGGTGTGCCTTCGGAATTTCACGAGCTTTACTGTCCCGATCCCCAGCTCAAAGAGAACTTGATCGCCGAACTGACCAGGCTGGACGATAGTTACGCCCTCAGACTTCGAGACCTGGATAGAAACTGCGACAGACA GGCTTGTCCTGGTGGATGGAATGATCATGACTGCGCAGTGTTCGAACACATCCTTGAACAATATCCCCCCGATTTACCAGACAGAAGGGCTCTCGTCTTTGACAGGTTGAAGAGAACCTTTCCTCACAAGACACTTGGACAATTG ATGTCGTATGAGACCTGGTATCAGAACAACCGATTCCACAAGGACCGTCGAAAGAAATGCTTGGACGATTGGGCGAGAGAGAGATGGAGTTGGCTGCTGCGGGCGGTGACAGAAATTTCTCAGGCACAGCAATCTCACCAACTCAACAGAGACGAAGCCCTTCGGCAGAAATTCAAGTGCGAAGTACTTCGTCAGAGA GTGGAACAGTGGAGGAAAGAGAGAGAAAACGAACGACTGAGTCAATCTGAGATGGAGGCCCAAAAGAAGTTGGCGTTAAAAGTAGTGCAACAGCGCCAGGCCGCCAAAGAGGAATATCGACGAGAACTGGCAAGGCAGAGGCTGGCCGCCTACTACGAAGAAAGACTACGCTTCCAGAAAGAGAGTGAAGACGCACTTCAACGTCGATTGGAAGATGCTCGAAAAATGACTAAAGATCGTTCGAAACATGACAAAGAGcg GGTTCGATATCGAACAGAACTCTTTTATGCGAATCAGAAGGAACGTCGAGAAAGAATGCTCAAATTGAGAGAAGAGGAGAAACACAGACAGCAGCGTCTTGATCAGTTGCGAAAACAG GTGCCTGAAAACAAGACGAGGCTTGAGCAAGACACAGTTGCTTCACTGGCACGCAAGGAATCCAATTGCGAGGGAGAAGCAGTCAAGGCTTTGCATGAACTACGCACAGTCCTCGATGCTGAG GTTCACAGGGATCCTAGAGTGCGACTGGAGCAGCAGCTGCGTGATGCAGGACTTCTCCATTCGGAATATGCGAGGCACGTCCTCTCTCAATTGCACCCTCTACGTGAACCTCGAAGGGACACCCTCTCTTCCAATATCTTTCCTCCAGGAGAGGATTCTTCTTCTTGA
- the LOC107449987 gene encoding coiled-coil domain-containing protein 148-like isoform X3: MGSPVKTIDPIKGSPKKRKMLRFTGVNRMKGDVSPTRALKPLQAARKQTNRILERADHYKTVTHSKKELALLYQHKVIWEQEYMHLQYMEDRLQREIYNHLTIYGQLGSDGQLLLADNINFILEIEEEKAFFRENVVDPLWYIREDLKEWVRQHEGLRPLSESAKMQHYQIQREVKELWAGYKEITEDILKEQRDLEQQVKEALPPYIAEDKMVAKGVPSEFHELYCPDPQLKENLIAELTRLDDSYALRLRDLDRNCDRQFPRACPGGWNDHDCAVFEHILEQYPPDLPDRRALVFDRLKRTFPHKTLGQLMSYETWYQNNRFHKDRRKKCLDDWARERWSWLLRAVTEISQAQQSHQLNRDEALRQKFKCEVLRQRVEQWRKERENERLSQSEMEAQKKLALKVVQQRQAAKEEYRRELARQRLAAYYEERLRFQKESEDALQRRLEDARKMTKDRSKHDKERVRYRTELFYANQKERRERMLKLREEEKHRQQRLDQLRKQVPENKTRLEQDTVASLARKESNCEGEAVKALHELRTVLDAEVHRDPRVRLEQQLRDAGLLHSEYARHVLSQLHPLREPRRDTLSSNIFPPGEDSSS, from the exons A TGGGCTCTCCGGTGAAGACAATAGATCCAATCAAGGGATCTCcaaaaaagagaaagatgctGAGATTTACAG GTGTTAACCGGATGAAAGGTGACGTATCGCCCACGAGAGCGTTGAAGCCCTTGCAAGCCGCAAGAAAGCAAACGAATCGTATTCTGGAACGGGCTGATCATTATAAGACGGTGACACATTCGAAGAAGGAACTAGCTCTTCTCTATCAGCACAAAGTGATTTGGGAGCAAGAGTACATGCACCTGCAGTACATGGAAGATAGGCTACAAAGGGAGATTTACAATCATTTAACCATTTACGGACAGTTAGGGTCAGACGGTCAACTTCTTCTGGCCGATAACATTAACTTTATTCTGGAAATTGAAGAGGAAAAAGCTTTCTTCCGAGAAAATGTTGTGGATCCTCTTTGGTACATAAG GGAAGATCTGAAAGAATGGGTTAGGCAACACGAAGGCCTTCGGCCTCTCTCTGAATCGGCTAAAATGCAGCACTACCAGATACAGAGAGAAGTGAAAGAACTTTGGGCTGGCTACAAAGAAATCACAGAAGACATTCTCAAAGAACAAAGAGATCTTGAACAGCAAGTCAAAGAAG CACTTCCTCCCTACATAGCCGAAGACAAGATGGTAGCGAAAGGTGTGCCTTCGGAATTTCACGAGCTTTACTGTCCCGATCCCCAGCTCAAAGAGAACTTGATCGCCGAACTGACCAGGCTGGACGATAGTTACGCCCTCAGACTTCGAGACCTGGATAGAAACTGCGACAGACA GTTCCCTAGGGCTTGTCCTGGTGGATGGAATGATCATGACTGCGCAGTGTTCGAACACATCCTTGAACAATATCCCCCCGATTTACCAGACAGAAGGGCTCTCGTCTTTGACAGGTTGAAGAGAACCTTTCCTCACAAGACACTTGGACAATTG ATGTCGTATGAGACCTGGTATCAGAACAACCGATTCCACAAGGACCGTCGAAAGAAATGCTTGGACGATTGGGCGAGAGAGAGATGGAGTTGGCTGCTGCGGGCGGTGACAGAAATTTCTCAGGCACAGCAATCTCACCAACTCAACAGAGACGAAGCCCTTCGGCAGAAATTCAAGTGCGAAGTACTTCGTCAGAGA GTGGAACAGTGGAGGAAAGAGAGAGAAAACGAACGACTGAGTCAATCTGAGATGGAGGCCCAAAAGAAGTTGGCGTTAAAAGTAGTGCAACAGCGCCAGGCCGCCAAAGAGGAATATCGACGAGAACTGGCAAGGCAGAGGCTGGCCGCCTACTACGAAGAAAGACTACGCTTCCAGAAAGAGAGTGAAGACGCACTTCAACGTCGATTGGAAGATGCTCGAAAAATGACTAAAGATCGTTCGAAACATGACAAAGAGcg GGTTCGATATCGAACAGAACTCTTTTATGCGAATCAGAAGGAACGTCGAGAAAGAATGCTCAAATTGAGAGAAGAGGAGAAACACAGACAGCAGCGTCTTGATCAGTTGCGAAAACAG GTGCCTGAAAACAAGACGAGGCTTGAGCAAGACACAGTTGCTTCACTGGCACGCAAGGAATCCAATTGCGAGGGAGAAGCAGTCAAGGCTTTGCATGAACTACGCACAGTCCTCGATGCTGAG GTTCACAGGGATCCTAGAGTGCGACTGGAGCAGCAGCTGCGTGATGCAGGACTTCTCCATTCGGAATATGCGAGGCACGTCCTCTCTCAATTGCACCCTCTACGTGAACCTCGAAGGGACACCCTCTCTTCCAATATCTTTCCTCCAGGAGAGGATTCTTCTTCTTGA